The Phragmites australis chromosome 1, lpPhrAust1.1, whole genome shotgun sequence genomic interval CTAACCGCACTCTCAGAGGACGGTAAAGGTGTGAAAAGGCTGCAGCACTTTTAGAGGGTAGACGTCTTACAAATCTTATCAtgaggagtctatttatttaaatttttaattaaaaatagaaaaataaaaaatactcgACGCTTGTTACTCCTTGCCATAGCCGGAGCTAGTGCCCGACGACCTTGGACCGTTGCCCGGCTCCACGGCGGTTATCACATGGAGAATAGACTACTATCCAACTGGACTTTGGTAGCTTCAGTCCAACTAAAACCGAAGTTGGGCTGGTAGTGTGAATTTTGCTGTCAAAATTTTCTGGCTCGGCCACTGCTCTATGGTGCTGACAACGGCATTGAACTCATCACGCCGTGCCGTGCCGTTTCCCAGTTTTCTTGGCACGGAGTCACGCTGGAGGCTGGACCGGCGCGACCCAACCAGAGGCAAGCGGGAACACTTTCAGACCGACCACGTCATCTCCATGTCTACGTGCGCCATAGCTCCAGCACCACCAGGCCAGGGCGTGCGGTTTGAGAGAATTGAGAGACGCGAAACGGCGAAAGCGACCGGCCGCGCGGCGCGCAGTGCATCGAGAGGCTGCCTGCGCCCCGCGCCCAATCCGGAATAATCCCCTCCGCAGCCCGCCCCCTCCTCCCTACGTCTCTTCTCTGGCCTCCTCGATCGCTGGGTCCTCGGGGTGGGCAGAGAGAATGGCGCCGCTCCAcgccgcccctccgccgccctccgcctcagccgccgccgcggcggtctcttcctcctccgcccccCCGCTCTTCCTCCCCAGACCGTACCACCACCGCAGGGCGCCGTCCTCCTGCTCCCTCACTGTGACCGCCGCCGCTCCGTCAAGAAAAGGTTGGCCGCGCCGCTCCCGCTTCTAGCTCTTTATCTTCATGCATACCAGGGAGGGACAATTGCGCTTGCGCAACCGTGCGTACTGTCGAAATAGTCGTTCTTGGCTCGGTTTGGTTTGGGTTGGTGTTGGTCTGTGCGCTTTGCGGCGTCTGCCGCTTTTGTTTCCTGTTTTTAGCCACGTCTTTTCCTTGTTGCGCAACTACCGGGAGGCGGATAAGGATGCTTGGACTGTGGAGTGTGGAGGCGATCGTTCGTTCGTTCTGGTGTTGGATACCAGCACTTGCCTGCGTGTGACTTCGGCAACCATTTTCTTATTATTTTCGTCCAGCGGAGCAATGTTCGATGacataaaaaattctagcaCATCTTGGTGTGCATCTCAACCGACTCAGTCCTCCTCAGATCGATCTGGTCTCTGTTACTCCACCTAGCTAGGCCATCGATTATTCGATTTCTCAGGTTCTTGAACCAACTGCATGGACGGTAATCTAATCTATCTTCACCAAGCGTGTAGGAAAGAGAGACAGTTGGTTGTCAGCTCACCGCAGATCGGCTTAGCCAGTGGAGACTCTAATAAGACAAGATTCAGCCTGCCATGTTCACTGACGCAGATTTCTCGTTTCTTTGGACCAGCGTTCCTGGCATGCCCGGATCACAGCCCGGCGGCCGCCCCGCCGCGGGCCGGGCGGGTAGCGCCATCGTCGTCCCCGGCGCTCGTCTCGTCCGTGCAAGACCTGTACGACTTCATCTGCAGCGGCCCGCTGGTGGACAGGATCGGGTACACCAAGGAGAAGATCGCCGAGTCCATCGATCGGTGGCTGCGCAGTGGCGTGCAGGTGGCCCGCCTGTTCCGCCTCAACGAGCTCCAGCTGTCGGAGGCCGAGAAGGCTAGGATATACCACTTCTACATCCCCGTCTTCCTCTGGTGCGAGGACCAGGTCATCGAGCACAGGGCCAAGTACAACGAGGGCGATGACATCCCGCCATTGGTGGTACGCACTTGCATCAACATCTGCTTAGATGATAACAGTACTAATTGTTTTCATGTCAAGTAGAAGTAGGCAATGGACTTACATCGGTAGTTCATCATCTCATAGAAACTGGTGAATCTGCCATAAAACTTTCTCCTCTGGTGTGGAGAGAATCCAAAGCTCTCAAGTCTTATGGCATGTTCCACCAGCTGGACAGTGGACACAAGAGAACATGTTCTTCTGAATTATGCTTCCACCACACACACAGTGGATGATTCTGCACTCCCCTTAGCAAAATGAGAGAAGCATATGCTTTCGATGAGACACATTTAATAAAAATACGCATCTGATATTGTGTTTGAGGATCAAGAGGATCGTTAAAGAAGTTTTTTTGTTTAACAAGCTGGGTCGGAACAAACTTAGCCGTTTCGGTTCCCATTTCATAAATGAGCCATCTTTCTGCAATGCAGATTGGGGTCAGCGCTCCCCAAGGCAGTGGAAAGACCACTCTGGTTTTTGCACTTGATTACCTTTTTCGGGTTGCTGGTAGGTGAGTTGTTCTTATCAAAACTGATCATAGTGCCCCTGGTCTGCCGCACGAATGAATTTTTATAATCAAACTTCTATGTGCCACAGGAATTCCGCTACATTGTCAATTGATGACTTCTATTTGACAGCAAAAGAACAGGTGTGAACTTCAATTAGATATGGAAAAATCATCAATCCTTTATTGAAAAATAGTCTCCTTTTCTTGAGAATAAGTTTTGAAAATGGTTGACGCGCATATTTTTATGTCCAGAATGAATTGAGGGACAGAAATCCTGGAAATTCTATTTTAGAGGTACAAGAACTCCCTCCATTCCAGTAGGCTACTAGGCTGTGTTTCATGATGAACTGAGAGTGACTGACCAAATCTTTCCAGTTCCGTGGAAATGCAGGAAGCCACGATCTCCAATTCTCAGTTGAAACACTAGAGTCACTGATCAAACTAACAAAGGAAGGTACTGGTTCAAAATAAGTATTTGGACCGTCTTCAAACTATTTCTGTTTCTTCTTGATGATAATTTGCACATAAGGCTACTCTTCTTTAcctttttggaaaattttagcaaaagGTTTTACGTCCATTATTTGTTTGTAAAATAGCGTATAATGAACTGACTAGTGTTTTGACAACATTTAGATATGAAGATGAAGCTTCCACGGTATGACAAGGTAAAAGGTTGCAGTTAACCTTCCTCTAGCTGATATTTATAGTTGAGCAGCTGCATGATACATGTCACGTGTCCATGTAGTCTGCTTTTGGTGGAAGAGGTGATCGGGCTGATCCTTCACTGTGGCCGGAGGTTGAAGGGCCTTTAGAGGTAGCCTCCTGTTTAGCTGCAGCATTTGAGTTCAGAAGTATGTGATTCTCAACTTATTGTATGTCTGCTTTGCTGTCACAGGTGGTTCTCTTTGAAGGATGGATGCTTGGGTTTAAACCTCTGCCAAATGAAGTTGTGAAAGCAGTGGATACTCAGGCAAGTTTTTGAGGACAGAAGTTATGGATAAATTGGCAATGTCAACTTGAATTTACTAATATGGTTCCTCTTATTCCACATTTAGCTGTTTTAGCTACAGTAATAGTATGACACTAATTTTGTTATCTTCAGCTCGAGGTGGTTAACAAGAACCTTCAAGCGTACTATGATGCTTGGGACAGGTTCATCGAGTCATGGATCGTTATAAAAATAAAGGAGCCCAATTGTGTATACCAGTGGAGGCTGCAGGTCATTACTAGATTATCTGACAAGTTGTGCTAAAGAATTCGTCACAAACAATGCATTGCAACTTCTGAGGTTGCTATTTGGATTTGCAGGCAGAGATAGCTATGAGAGCAGATGGAAAACCTGGAATGTCCAATGAGGAGGTGCATTCTCTGGCAAAGCACACTTTAGAATAACCCCATTGTTGCCCTAGTTAGATTATTTGTTGGAGCATTACTAGTGGTCGGGAAAAGTGAATTGCTTTAGCGTCGTGAATTCTGAGTTGTGACCCCCTCAAAGCCTAACGGAAGCTTGCCACGAAATAGGAATTACTCTTTCTGAGTTAACAGTTATGCATTGTGACCAAACTTGATGCTGGACAGTTCGTCGTTCAATCAAAATAGTTGAGCAAAATTTACTAGAAAGCAAAACAGTTAGTGTATCACATTCCCCTGAgactctgaagtctgaacctaAGAGTTGGACAAGAAATTATCTGCTACTCCCTCGGCAATCCATTTTTACCTTATTCTTTGGAAGCCCTTCTGAACCAGACATGCATTTACTTTAATGTTTTCCAAATGCTGTTGATTATCTACGAAAATGTAAGAggtggcattttttttttttttgcaggttaTGGATTTTGTATCACGCTACCTACCAGCGTACCACGCATATTTGCCCACATTATACAAAGAGGGACCGAATGGTTCAAAACCAGACCACCTGCTGGTCATTGACATAGATGAAGAGAGGAGTCCTATATGGGGCAGTTGAATCCTGATGTACAGCTGAAATGGAATTCCTGACCCTACGGTGGAGCTTGGGATCTCTGATCTTTATGAGACAACCTATGTCAATCAAACACCAATGGCCTATTGTTTCTCACACTCTAGTTCAACTATATCCTAAACGTGTAAATTTCAGGTATATCAACTTTTGCTATCTCTCTTACTTAAAAAAACCGTAAGGCGTGTTCTGTTCGCCCACCAGATCCAACGATTCCTCTACCCGTTTGCCCGCTCGGACGCCTATGCCCTTCGTCCGCACTCCCATGCCCTCCTACCCAGCGCCCACACCCTCCTGCCCTCGCCTAGTGCCACTGCTGCAACAATTGTGCCCTCCTACCCTAGCTCACACGTAGTCGTCCCTACACAGTCGCGCCGTCGCGTACccctctactctctctctctccttttgtcCCACGACGCGCATCGGGGGTGGCTAGATCCGACATCTCCCGAGCTCGAGGCGGCCATATTCGACGGCCCTTGAGCTTGGGGTGGGCAGATCCGCCGGCTAGAcgagtggaggaggtggagtgGTGGTTGGACGAGCGGAGGAGTGACTGTTGGACGAGCGGCGCATGCACGAGGCGGGCaggcttcttcctcctccggcaAGCACCTCCACCGCATTCATGAGAGCTCGTGTCGGCCTCCCTCCCGAGACCGGACCATTGGAGTCTGGAGGCCTGCCTCCCCCGTTCGATCTGTTGCCGGCGGGTGACTCCCATTCCCGCGTGCCCCGCCCCTCACAGCCACCGTCGGTGTAAGACCCCCGTTCTCAGGATCTCAtatgcctcctatatcagtccctagattaagtagctgatacacacaatATAACATTTACAGTATCACAGTTAAACTTCGTGCATAAACATTAAGGTTCTGAAAATAAAATGTTAtaaaccatactgtatattacaagcCTAGCCTAACAGTCAataaaacacagcggaaagcaaAAACCCAATCCACAAGCGACAAGTGTGCGAACGTGGCTTTTAAGACTACTCTTTATtctcggcttcacctccagcgaAGTTTGTGTCAACTTCTTCATCTGGATGACAGCaagagtacagaaggtactcaacaagcacTGTACTACTTCAAGatgttgatagatgtataaagggggcgattcaaggataaggttttacggtttagttttaagcgtaaaacagtttatgtaggtatccaattgtatcagCTAGATTgacttcaaaatattttaaatagtTTGAAACCAGGTGCCAAGCTATATCCGAGGATTTTtgggtcctgggaggggctacaccttactccgtagtccctatcatcacctctagtaccacatagcttCTAGTGGATTGAgtcaggaacctcatcacacggatatctagtctacacactcactcatcaagatatatgcacccggagtctattcaagcatGACCATATCTTTGCATGCCTATGgccgtggacacgactattcgaataggtttacactcttcagaggttgtacactgtacccacgcgatatgcacagtctccaaccgttgcaagcgaaggagcgaatcataccgagactctccaatcACCTTTTCTGCCGgtcttttctacgagatttacccccaagcgcCAGAGTCCATCTTTTGAATGGtagtcccctttttaagcctaggtcgatactagaaacctccaaacagagggACATATGGCCACTTGACTGCTCACTACTCTCAActtcctagtatgatgcccaactcagtccggtgaaagaaaagtcaagtcctacccattcagAACACATGGTTGCATGGgtgtggctaagcatgacggcgcaagattCAGTCCTTAAGCGGCCAGGGCAgatatcttctggcaatgaacaccataGATGTGAATCAAGCCCCCGGGAGCATCCttatccagagtactactcacCTGCCCctgccaaaatagttttcatccaGTTTTACACACCAtacaccatatcccacatgatatTAAAGATTTCAtaaccatcacagaattcacaaccatcaaggattcatgatatatgagttatcattgataaccgTAAATCTTATCttcgaggagaggtgttttaaaagcgatgtctccgaggagaggtattcaatcataagcatgctagatatcaagacgtcatctatcattaatatagataacaaccgttaatcctagggtgatatgtgttcTGAATGATGATATTTCAGGCATAGcaagtgtttgataggattaactaccataaacagtttgtaaaagcgcaatacatagcacatacgataataggttaagttttagttgatcatgtagattatttgaaaatatagatccaatatgatcaaggagatatgacttgccTTCTTCGAGGTTTTGTTGAaggtcttggttgtagtcaggatcttcctcaCTCTTGATGCTTCTTGCGCAGCACTCGTAAAATTCTGGTAGCTCTACAATTATGATTACGATCATTAACAGGCTATACTAgggaagaatcaaataatatcAAATGGAAATCCAAATTATCCCTAATGTATATCACACTATGACGGATATATAGATCTTGAAGTTAGATAAATTTCGGTGAAATaatcaccgaaatcggagctagaacagagaagttatgactcctggaagatttaatctaaaattaaatcgggAAATTACAAATTTAAACTATTCAAAAGTGGGGCCCatgggtgggacccacatgaacattACTAGTTGGGCCGAAGTGGGCTTAGATTGGGCCGGGGTCAGGTTTTGGCTGCATAATACTGGGCTACATAGTACTGGCCCACTCGGGTTGGGCTGGCCAGTTTAGCGGGCTGTGAAGCTGGGCCGGCCCACTAGGGTGCAGCCTTTGGGCGACTGGGCCAGCCTGGTAGGCCAATGACGTTTGAGCTGAATTGTGGTCTGACTTAGCCAGGTCGCTCGGGCGAACGATGGCCCAGCCACGCGCGTGGAGCGAGCGGGCGAACAGGGCTGTGACGAGCGAATCGGCGGAGCCGCGCTGGAGAATTCTCATGGAACACGTTGTCGCCAGGGTTCCGCGGTGGGAATCTAACGCCGGACATCTACGGGTGATGGGGAACTTGGTTAGGAGCACATCGATGGTGGCTGGCGGCGGGAATGACACCAGGTGGTGATTGGAGGAAACGGTGGTGATGAAAGAAAAATGGGCAATGCCTCCTCTAGTCTATGCGCAATTGCCCTGCAAGAAAAAAAGGAGTCTAAGGCTCCCTGGACTACACAGCACGATAACCGGACCACATGTAGAGGCACAAGCCCACCGGCGGTGAGTGATTTCACGACGGCGGAGCAAGGACATGGGCAGCACGAGGCTACGCTCTAAGAGAGagcattgggggggggggggcaacatGCTAGCTAGGGGGGTTGTGCGAGGgggcgggaagctcaccgagctcaGAAATGGTGAGAACCTGGATGGTAGCCGATGATGCGACGGAGTGGTGGTGGCTCAGCTACTGGCGTGGGCAGGCTCTCGCCGGACTTATGGTCAATGGAGAGTGGCAAGGGGTTGGTAGCGTCCTCTGGGTGCTCCTCGGCAGCTCGTGGGGGTAGAACGTCAATGACAAGGTCACAGCGGGGAAAATGGCGATGGAGccggtgctgtggtggtggcaAAATGGagaaacaaagagagagagagagagagagagagagagagagagagagagagagagagagagagagaggggtcggacggctctatttatagagggaggtgGAGCAGTAAGGTGGTGTAGCGCATTTGGTTGTGCGATGGTGAGGTGGCGGAGCGACGCCCACCATTCTTCCCGCGGCATGGGCATGATGCGCCGTCCACACGTGTGCGTGGGTGCGGAAGTCACGCATCGTAGAGGCATGGGCGACGTGAGCATGGgtgaagagagaagagagagagagagagagcagaggggTGTCGTGACGATATTTCTTGGAGGGGCGTGACATCGCGTTGGAGGAGGAACGAGAGAGCTTGGGCGACCGAGCGGCAGATGGCCAACACGCAGACGGCCACGCTTGCACGGGCACACTAGCGGGCAGGCAAACCGGCGCACGAGCGATCTAGGCTGGCAGCACGAGCGAGTGGGTCGAGCGCGTGGGAggaaagggagaaagagagaaagggaaAGGAGGCCGGGCCAGGTGCCGTGGGCCGTGCaagggagagaaagaatagCTAGCTAGGCTGGATGGATGGGCTgagaaggagagaagggaggggaatTTCGGCCTGGGATAAAAaggaaagggaaaagaaaaaggaaaagagaagggTTTTGGGATAATTTCAAAAGGGAGTTTTTGGACTTGGATTTGAGTTTGGTCTTGAGATAAATTCAAATGGGGAcatttgaattgtgatttggatttgaatcttgagatcttgaagatgatttgaatcaaaagatttgaattcaaatcagaATTAAGCCGGATAGAATCTACgaatatatttgaaattgagaaaTATTCAATTTCAATTCTCCACAAAAAGATCCACAAAAACCGTAAACCAATTTATATGAACCAATTCAATGCAgggatttatttaaaaataaattttgtgcatttggaatacttagtccatttaacatatatgaatgtatacatactaGTATAAGTACACACATTTTCTTGACTTTATTTTGCTTAATTAACCATAAAATTTTTAATTGGGAGTGAAATTTGCAACTATTTAGCATGTCAAACTCAGGATGTCACAGCCGGCCCCGGCGCCCATTGCGGAGCTATGGCACTTGATGGTAGTGCGCGCGTCCAACTCCCTCGCGAAGCGCGACTTCGACGCCTCCGCCGTGTCATCCCCTTTCCTCGCCTCTCCCTTCGTCTGCGGCCACCACAGTGGCTACGACGATGACTGCAAGGACACGCACCACTCATTTTGGTACTCATGTAGTCGTGCTTGCGTCAGGTGGTCTGACTAATTCTTGCTTTGGGTGCAGACAAAGGAACCCCCCTCGCCATGGGAGAATCCACGTGCTGCCACTACCTCCTGGAAGCCTTGCGCAGAGCGACACAACGATGAGCCCTTAGGAAAGTCCACCATTGACGGTGCTTGAAGACAACAATATACCATATATTGCATCGTGaaaaaccaagttgagatgtgtggtttatcttgtgtgatgagtgattggcaTTTGTGtagcttttgttggttagcATATGCTTGGTTATATATTGCATtgttgattttgtctaaccaaagttgaaaagaattgaAGTTTGTATCAGTGTCTCAGTGCaggaagtttgcactcaccggatagtccagtgtgagggtttttgacctcatcggatagtccggtgtatggTAGATGTGAGCACTGGGGCTTTTCAGCGCAGAGACAGAGATAAATtcattcaccggaaggtctggtgtgagtgagagtgagcaccaaactaatttttctagagaagggTGCAAATGTTAAAGTCTGATGcggtagcctcaccggatggtcctgtgTGTGCATGGGTGATCACCGGAGACTTCACCAGACAAAGATTTCCAGAGAGATTGAAAAACTAAGTTTCAGTGAAGActtactcaccggatggtcaggTGATGGGCGTGTGAACACTGGAAAGTATCACCAGAGCTTTTTAGTTCGGAGGCAAATATTGAGGTGTTCACAGGATTGTCTAGTGTTGGAATTTTGTGATCactggactaatttttctatAGAGGAATGCAAACTGGGTtccagtggagttgtactcactggatggtacGATGTTGCACTAGTgtgaacgccggaccatccggtgttcatatttttgttacgtctgatctttttcaacttgatttcgttttggactaacatgtgatgatgttatatggttctggagatgcatgtttgctggtcttatggtgtgcaggtgatggatgcaacttaacgGTCGATGgcaggtgatcggggctaagcttTTTCttagatgaaatttggcaattttatgaatcatgtaggctataAAATGCCActttcttgatcaccatgttcatatttgcttaggcttagtcaatgcttgtgttaagactagtttgatgaatatcttgctctaggactttatggttcaagacagtggattggggaatattgtactatattttctatctttgttaaatatttagctaatgatagaaccttgggggaacatgtgttccttgtgtcacaaATGCACTACTTAAATttgatcttgtgaccatcttgataTCTTGTGTAAattgaataatcatgaaaaatcaagtatcttgtgctaaaatgtgatccaatacggttgtttTGAAGCCTCAAGATATTTGCCGTACCCAGTCGCGCGACACTTTGCTTgaataagaggcaacttgaggataaattgAAAAAGAGATAAATGTTTCTAAATGTTAATCTTTTTTAACCACTTGATCTCTCTaagtcttggtttatatgtgagtgtttgcaaagccCTATATCCTGAACTCTTGTTTGTCTTGTTTGAGGTTGCAATTGGCTAGTTCttcatgcttgtattgcctcgtcatgagtggatgcttatgtgatggTCATTTTgaatatgattcggctatgtgaacttcaATGCGCCAACTAATTCTTCAGGTTTAGCTTGTAATACtttatgttcttgtgtcactgtctctttttgagcctatAAGCAATTGTGAGCTACACCTTCTCAGTTTCGTAACTCTTTAACAATTCTAgatcttgcaaatgctttgtggtatatttGTGAAAGTTCATTAGGATTGCattttcatgcattgcataatattttatccttgatgtttgcattgtcaAAGGGGAAGAAATCATGAAAGCAAgtctcaaagggggagaaaatgtaACATGTGCATTCATCAGGGGGAGCATAGGGATAACATCTTTTGCATTTTGcgtttttatttgcttttttgGCTAGTCTCTTCTCCTCATCGAGCATTTGCAATCTTCTTATATCAAGTGACATGTTCTTgctcttttttgagtttttgtcacttggatgagcttcttgtgCGATCTTCAAACCTTCCTTTGTTCTTTGTGATGTTGCCAGTGCACTCattaagggggagattgagaaaccaagttgagatgtgccttagtttatcttgtgtgatgagtgattgacgttTATGTGGCTTTTGTTGGTTAGCATATGCTTGGTTATATATTGCATTGTTGATTTTatctaaccaaagttgaaaagaattgaAGTTTGTATCGATGTCTCGGTGCAGGAACactcattggatagtccggtgtgaggGTTTTTGATCTCACCGTATAGTCTAGTGTGTGGTAGATGTGAGCATCAGAGCTTTTCAGCGCAGAGGTAGAGATAAATtcattcaccggaaggtccgatatGGGTGAGAttgagcaccagactaatttttccagagaaggaTGCAAATATGAAAGTCTGGTGcggtagcctcaccggatggtccagtgtgtgCACGGGTGATCACTGGAGACTTCACCACACAAAGATTTCTagagaggttgaaaaactaagtgtcagtgaagatgtactcaccggatggtcaggTGATGGGCGCGTGAACACCAGAAAGTATCACCAGAGATTTTTAGTTCTGAGGCAAATGTTGAGGTATTCATAGGATTGTCTGGTGTTGGGATTTTGTGATCACTGGACTAATGTTTCCAAAGAGGAATGCAAACCGGGTtccagtggagttgtactcactggatggtccggtgttgcactggtgtgaacgctggaccatccgatgttcacatttttgttacgtctgatctttttcaacttgatttcgatttggactaacatgtgatgatgttatatggttctggagatgcatgtttgctggtcttatggtgtgcagttgatggatgcaacttgatggtcgatggtgggtgattggggctaagcagggtgcttggtgctggacgatcaaggaggccaggcagagtcaaggatgatcctagtggtacacgtggaggtcaagaaaGGTAAGAGATGAATGTTGATGAAggtgacgtgttgacaaagtcaagcgaaggggatgccggtggtgcaagtaacaaggcggtccgagggatcaggagtgaGAGAGATttaccggtggtcaagatcgcaagatgaaggacacgcgtcaacatcggaAGACTtacttgaggtcaaagcaagtagCTGTGAGTCATGCCTTAAGAAGCATGCGAGTCGGTTTCCCGATTTGGCCACAAAACCGTGGGcagatggagtgcacgtggcatcatcgtgaagatTACGTCAAgtcgaagctaagtcatgaaggcatcacagtcgtccgatggatggagaagaaaatagaccaaaatacctctgatggtaggtaggaatgtattacaagagagggatattttAGAAACAGTcaaggaaacttaggggtcaagtttcctaggctataaatagaggggtttaGCTGGTTGGGAAGCCATCCCTTTGAGCCATCCTTATGAGAGctttgtgttagggttttagaagagagggagaggagtgcttcgcctttgtaataggtgagagttttgagagataaatctttgtaatccgtctaaaatagggctaaccactttgagtaatgaagtttaagtttttgcatatgcttaaattcccCTCCTTTTAGTTTacttctattggttcccttgcaagtttgcaagtttttggtgttctgttgttgatttttgtttttcctttttgagctGTAATTTGAACACCTTGGGAAAttgattttcttgatgctagaggcatataattcacatacacatgcatatgtgatggggTTTTGAATTTCCTGGCCTCTAGACCATTATCTTAGAGAGTTTATTTGCCTAATGATCTCGTCTCCGTTTTGTTCATCTTCACAGTTGCGAGCTTTTgggcacaaagacacatagaatatttttgaattgaacatatggttcatattccatccgtggagtcataaTGCCTTGAAACTTTTCATCTCGCTTTGTCTCTTTGAGTATTTTGCTTCCGCTCAAgctttgaggtgcattgggtgattaacaataggagaaggtcat includes:
- the LOC133918165 gene encoding D-glycerate 3-kinase, chloroplastic-like isoform X1; protein product: MAPLHAAPPPPSASAAAAAVSSSSAPPLFLPRPYHHRRAPSSCSLTVTAAAPSRKAFLACPDHSPAAAPPRAGRVAPSSSPALVSSVQDLYDFICSGPLVDRIGYTKEKIAESIDRWLRSGVQVARLFRLNELQLSEAEKARIYHFYIPVFLWCEDQVIEHRAKYNEGDDIPPLVIGVSAPQGSGKTTLVFALDYLFRVAGRNSATLSIDDFYLTAKEQNELRDRNPGNSILEFRGNAGSHDLQFSVETLESLIKLTKEDMKMKLPRYDKSAFGGRGDRADPSLWPEVEGPLEVVLFEGWMLGFKPLPNEVVKAVDTQLEVVNKNLQAYYDAWDRFIESWIVIKIKEPNCVYQWRLQAEIAMRADGKPGMSNEEVMDFVSRYLPAYHAYLPTLYKEGPNGSKPDHLLVIDIDEERSPIWGS
- the LOC133918165 gene encoding D-glycerate 3-kinase, chloroplastic-like isoform X2, with product MAPLHAAPPPPSASAAAAAVSSSSAPPLFLPRPYHHRRAPSSCSLTVTAAAPSRKAFLACPDHSPAAAPPRAGRVAPSSSPALVSSVQDLYDFICSGPLVDRIGYTKEKIAESIDRWLRSGVQVARLFRLNELQLSEAEKARIYHFYIPVFLWCEDQVIEHRAKYNEGDDIPPLVIGVSAPQGSGKTTLVFALDYLFRVAGRNSATLSIDDFYLTAKEQNELRDRNPGNSILEFRGNAGSHDLQFSVETLESLIKLTKEDMKMKLPRYDKSAFGGRGDRADPSLWPEVEGPLEVVLFEGWMLGFKPLPNEVVKAVDTQVMDFVSRYLPAYHAYLPTLYKEGPNGSKPDHLLVIDIDEERSPIWGS